In Nonomuraea sp. NBC_00507, the following are encoded in one genomic region:
- a CDS encoding DUF5999 family protein: MCPHDPACPDAEAPDREKARTLACHPEQGWSLLCNGVVLFEDTGELLPSGASIEPHRPVVGAA; encoded by the coding sequence ATGTGCCCGCACGACCCGGCCTGTCCGGATGCAGAGGCGCCAGACCGCGAGAAGGCACGCACTCTCGCCTGCCACCCCGAGCAGGGATGGAGCCTGCTCTGCAACGGCGTCGTCCTGTTCGAGGACACCGGGGAGCTCCTGCCCAGCGGCGCCAGCATCGAACCGCACCGGCCCGTGGTCGGCGCGGCCTGA
- a CDS encoding AMP-binding protein, translating to MWRNPSHPDRPLHAIVQPPGPALFTAVRDALTGDGPAVLPLPPGQADAALAALRPTHVDGTPQDGGAGVPADVAVVIATSGSTGTPKGVMLSATALRASAAASLRRVEASKGERWLCCLPISHVSGLQVLVRALLSDSEPIIHPRFDPRAVLDSGADHVSLVPTQLHRLVELGADLSGFRTILLGGAAPRPGLLERARDLGGRIVTTYGMSETCGGCVYDGRPLYNVDLKIGEDGLIRIAGPVLFSGYRSGEPDPFDGGWFVTSDLGELAGGRLRVLGRADDVINTGGEKVMAAAVAAVLGTHPAIADVAVIGVPDPEWGELVTAVVVPAAPDTPLTLAQLRAYCRDRLPPHAAPRELRLVTGLPLLPNGKTDLVRLKAGT from the coding sequence ATGTGGAGGAACCCGTCGCATCCGGACCGTCCGCTGCATGCCATTGTGCAGCCTCCGGGACCCGCACTGTTCACGGCCGTCCGCGACGCGCTGACCGGCGACGGACCCGCCGTCCTCCCCCTGCCTCCCGGCCAGGCCGATGCCGCGCTGGCCGCGCTGCGCCCCACCCACGTTGACGGGACGCCCCAGGACGGCGGCGCCGGCGTGCCCGCCGACGTGGCGGTCGTGATCGCCACCAGCGGCAGCACCGGCACGCCCAAGGGCGTGATGCTCTCGGCCACCGCGCTGCGCGCCTCCGCGGCCGCCTCCCTGCGGCGCGTGGAGGCCTCCAAGGGTGAGCGCTGGCTGTGCTGCCTGCCCATCTCCCACGTCTCCGGCCTGCAGGTCCTGGTGCGCGCCCTGCTGTCGGACAGCGAGCCGATCATCCACCCGCGCTTCGACCCGCGCGCGGTCCTGGACTCCGGCGCCGACCACGTCTCGCTGGTGCCGACCCAGCTGCACCGGCTCGTGGAGCTGGGGGCCGACCTGTCGGGGTTCCGCACCATCCTGCTCGGCGGCGCCGCGCCCCGTCCTGGCCTGCTGGAGCGCGCCCGGGACCTCGGCGGCCGGATCGTGACGACGTACGGAATGAGCGAGACGTGCGGCGGCTGCGTGTACGACGGCCGGCCCCTTTACAATGTAGATCTCAAGATCGGCGAGGACGGCCTGATCCGGATCGCCGGTCCCGTGCTCTTCTCCGGCTACCGCTCCGGCGAGCCCGACCCGTTCGACGGCGGCTGGTTCGTCACCTCCGACCTGGGCGAGCTGGCCGGCGGGCGGCTGCGGGTGCTGGGCCGGGCCGACGACGTCATCAACACCGGCGGCGAGAAGGTGATGGCCGCCGCCGTGGCCGCCGTGCTCGGCACCCACCCCGCGATCGCCGACGTGGCCGTGATCGGCGTGCCCGACCCCGAATGGGGCGAGCTCGTCACCGCGGTCGTGGTCCCCGCCGCCCCCGACACGCCACTCACGCTTGCCCAATTGCGGGCATACTGCCGCGATAGGCTTCCCCCTCACGCCGCCCCGCGCGAGCTGCGCCTGGTCACCGGACTGCCGCTGCTGCCGAACGGCAAGACCGATCTAGTACGGCTGAAAGCAGGAACCTGA
- a CDS encoding o-succinylbenzoate synthase: MRLRFRGQTVREGVLLRGPAGWGEFSPFPEYGPRECARWLACAHEAAFEGWPEPVRDSVPVNATVPAVDPEQAHELVRRSGCGTAKVKVGERGQTFDEDVARVEAVRDALGPAGRLRVDVNGAWSVDEAVRRLKRLDTYDLEYAEQPCATLEELAAVRRACDVPIAADESIRRAEDPLRVRAAEAADVAVVKVQPLGGVRNALRVVEACGLPAVVSSAVETSVGLAAGLALAAALPSLPYACGLGTLPLLAGDVVDDPLTPVDGRLAVRRPSVDDQQLSAFEIESPQWLRRMQEASR, translated from the coding sequence ATGCGCCTGCGTTTCCGGGGACAGACCGTCAGAGAAGGGGTGCTGCTGCGCGGCCCGGCGGGGTGGGGGGAGTTCTCCCCGTTCCCGGAGTACGGCCCGCGCGAGTGCGCCCGGTGGCTGGCGTGCGCCCACGAGGCGGCCTTCGAGGGCTGGCCGGAGCCGGTGCGTGACAGCGTCCCCGTCAACGCGACGGTGCCTGCGGTCGACCCCGAGCAGGCCCACGAGCTGGTGCGGCGCTCCGGCTGCGGCACGGCCAAGGTCAAGGTGGGCGAGCGGGGGCAGACGTTCGACGAGGACGTGGCCAGGGTGGAGGCCGTACGTGACGCGCTCGGCCCGGCGGGCAGGCTCCGGGTCGACGTCAACGGCGCGTGGAGCGTCGATGAGGCCGTGCGGCGGCTGAAGCGCCTGGACACCTACGACCTGGAATACGCCGAGCAGCCGTGCGCCACGCTGGAGGAGCTGGCGGCGGTGCGGCGGGCCTGCGACGTGCCGATCGCGGCCGACGAGTCCATCCGGCGGGCCGAGGACCCGCTGCGGGTCAGGGCGGCCGAGGCGGCCGACGTCGCGGTGGTCAAGGTGCAGCCGCTGGGCGGGGTGCGAAACGCGTTGCGGGTGGTGGAGGCGTGCGGGCTGCCCGCCGTGGTCTCCAGCGCCGTCGAAACCTCCGTGGGTCTCGCGGCGGGGCTGGCGCTGGCGGCGGCGCTGCCGTCGTTGCCGTACGCGTGCGGGCTCGGCACGCTGCCGCTGCTGGCGGGCGACGTCGTGGACGACCCGCTGACGCCCGTGGACGGGCGGCTGGCGGTACGCCGCCCATCAGTGGATGATCAGCAGTTGTCGGCTTTTGAGATTGAATCTCCCCAGTGGCTTCGCCGGATGCAGGAGGCGTCACGTTGA
- a CDS encoding 5'-3' exonuclease: MVLDTPSLYFRAFYGIPESIMAPDGSPVNAVRGLIDMIATLVRKHSPAELAATMDADWRPAFRVAAIPTYKAHRVAHGNTEVVPDALVPQIAVIQEVLDALGIARLESAGYEADDVIGTLTHRSGGAVDIVTGDRDLFQLVDDARPVRVLYTARGIRNLQIVDEAFVTAKYGVPGRAYADFATLRGDPSDGLPGVSGVGEKTAAALITRFGSLEALLEALDAGVTDGFPAGSRTRLATARDYLSAAPAVVKVAHDAPLPAADLALPAKPRDPEALVRLADRYGLDGPLNRLLDVLGG; the protein is encoded by the coding sequence ATGGTTCTGGACACCCCGTCCCTCTACTTCCGCGCCTTCTACGGCATACCGGAGTCGATCATGGCCCCCGACGGCTCGCCCGTCAACGCCGTGCGCGGCCTCATCGACATGATCGCCACTCTCGTGCGCAAGCACTCCCCCGCGGAGCTCGCGGCCACCATGGACGCCGACTGGCGTCCGGCCTTCCGCGTGGCGGCGATCCCGACCTACAAGGCGCACCGCGTCGCCCACGGCAACACCGAAGTGGTGCCCGACGCGCTCGTGCCACAGATCGCCGTCATCCAGGAGGTGCTCGACGCGCTCGGCATCGCCCGCCTGGAGTCCGCCGGTTACGAGGCCGACGACGTCATCGGCACGCTCACCCACCGGTCGGGCGGCGCGGTCGACATCGTCACCGGCGACCGCGACCTGTTCCAGCTGGTCGACGACGCCCGCCCGGTCCGCGTGCTCTACACCGCCCGCGGCATCCGCAACCTGCAGATCGTGGACGAGGCGTTCGTCACCGCCAAATACGGCGTCCCGGGCCGCGCCTACGCCGACTTCGCCACGCTGCGCGGCGACCCCAGCGACGGCCTGCCCGGCGTGAGCGGCGTCGGCGAGAAGACCGCGGCCGCGCTCATCACCCGCTTCGGCTCCCTCGAGGCCCTGCTCGAGGCCTTGGACGCGGGCGTGACCGACGGCTTCCCCGCCGGCAGCCGCACCAGGCTGGCCACCGCCCGCGACTACCTGAGCGCCGCTCCCGCGGTGGTCAAGGTGGCCCATGACGCCCCGCTCCCGGCCGCCGACCTGGCACTGCCGGCCAAGCCGCGCGACCCCGAGGCGCTGGTGCGCCTGGCCGACCGCTACGGCCTGGACGGCCCGCTCAACCGCCTCCTCGACGTGCTGGGCGGTTGA
- a CDS encoding RNA polymerase sigma factor — translation MPTSAVATPPATLDQLLERGRNQGHLSLAELRDAFAEAGISPSEGRTILRELSEAGVSLAAENEPSLSKTAPKKTTTRKPAQPKATEEQGEAAPKKSSTSRAKATGRKAAKAKTDMPAVAKGVVPPDPKPEHEEDVPDDIVMTSENEEIETEQLDLDDTQSTMGDSVHTYLKSIGRRTLLTAAQEVELARRIEAGLYAEYKLETHPELPLDVREDLRMVVEDGRQAKDHMLEANLRLVVSVAKKYTDRGMSLLDVVQEGNLGLIRAVEKFDYTKGFKFSTYAMWWIRQAIQRGFADSARTIRLPVHVLEMLSKLSRIERDMHQRLGREPTPEELAVELDKTPDQIEELLRTSRQPISLNATIGEDGETTIGDLIEDVDSPEASEIVDRQLLGDQLRGVLDNLSPRESKIMALRFGLVDGKPHTLDEIGKHLGLTRERIRQLEKESLSKLRHPSNTRPLLDWAS, via the coding sequence ATGCCCACATCCGCCGTGGCGACCCCACCCGCGACTCTCGACCAATTGCTTGAACGAGGGCGTAACCAGGGTCACCTTTCTCTGGCGGAGCTGCGTGACGCGTTCGCCGAAGCCGGGATCAGCCCCTCTGAGGGCCGCACGATACTGCGCGAACTGTCGGAGGCCGGCGTGAGCCTGGCCGCCGAGAACGAGCCGTCTCTCAGCAAGACCGCCCCCAAGAAGACCACCACCAGGAAGCCCGCACAGCCGAAGGCCACCGAGGAGCAGGGAGAAGCCGCTCCGAAGAAGTCTTCGACCTCGCGAGCAAAGGCTACCGGCCGCAAGGCGGCCAAGGCAAAAACCGACATGCCGGCCGTGGCGAAGGGCGTCGTCCCGCCCGACCCCAAGCCGGAACACGAGGAGGACGTGCCCGACGACATCGTCATGACCTCTGAGAACGAAGAAATCGAGACCGAGCAGCTCGACCTGGACGACACGCAGTCCACCATGGGCGACTCGGTGCACACCTACCTCAAGTCCATCGGCCGCCGCACGCTGCTGACCGCGGCGCAGGAGGTCGAGCTGGCCAGGCGGATCGAGGCCGGCCTGTACGCCGAGTACAAGCTGGAGACCCACCCCGAGCTGCCGCTGGACGTCCGCGAGGACCTGCGCATGGTCGTCGAGGACGGCCGGCAGGCCAAGGACCACATGCTGGAGGCCAACCTGCGGCTGGTCGTCTCGGTGGCCAAGAAGTACACCGACCGCGGCATGTCCCTGCTGGACGTGGTCCAGGAGGGCAACCTGGGGCTGATCAGGGCCGTGGAGAAGTTCGACTACACCAAGGGTTTCAAGTTCTCCACCTACGCCATGTGGTGGATCAGGCAGGCCATCCAGCGTGGCTTCGCCGACTCGGCGCGGACGATCCGGCTGCCCGTCCACGTGCTGGAGATGCTCTCCAAGCTGTCGCGGATCGAGCGTGACATGCACCAGCGCCTGGGGCGCGAGCCCACGCCCGAGGAGCTGGCGGTCGAGCTGGACAAGACGCCGGACCAGATCGAGGAGCTGCTGCGCACCAGCCGCCAGCCGATCTCGCTGAACGCGACGATCGGCGAGGACGGGGAGACCACGATCGGCGATCTCATCGAGGACGTCGACTCGCCGGAGGCCTCGGAGATCGTCGACCGCCAGCTGCTGGGCGACCAGCTGCGCGGTGTGCTCGACAACCTCTCGCCGCGGGAGTCGAAGATCATGGCGCTGCGGTTCGGCCTGGTGGACGGCAAGCCGCACACGCTCGACGAGATCGGCAAGCACCTGGGGCTGACCCGGGAGCGGATCCGTCAGCTGGAGAAGGAGTCGCTGTCCAAGCTGCGCCACCCGAGCAACACCCGCCCGCTGCTCGACTGGGCCAGCTGA
- a CDS encoding TetR/AcrR family transcriptional regulator C-terminal domain-containing protein — MPAKRPPVPLSRERIIEAALHIADSQGLRRLTMRRLGDALQVEAMAIYHHLPRGKEALMDALAEHVTTVRVEQGPTWQETAKAWCRAERELLREHPGVLALALTKPPKGATALAVREQVEQLADGGLDDAAQAVRALRAFVFGSVAVEVQQSGWADPEVDEWVRPDERADMDFERGLDALLKGLQT; from the coding sequence ATGCCCGCCAAGCGACCACCCGTTCCCCTCTCCCGCGAGCGCATCATCGAGGCCGCGCTCCACATCGCCGACAGCCAGGGCCTGCGCCGGCTGACCATGCGGCGCCTGGGCGACGCCCTGCAGGTGGAGGCCATGGCCATCTACCACCACCTGCCCCGGGGCAAGGAGGCGCTGATGGACGCCCTGGCCGAGCACGTCACCACCGTGCGCGTGGAGCAGGGCCCGACCTGGCAGGAGACGGCCAAGGCCTGGTGCCGGGCCGAGCGCGAGCTGCTGCGCGAGCACCCGGGCGTGCTCGCCCTGGCCCTGACCAAACCCCCGAAGGGGGCCACGGCCCTCGCCGTCAGGGAGCAGGTCGAACAACTCGCCGACGGCGGCCTGGACGACGCGGCGCAGGCCGTACGCGCGCTGCGGGCCTTCGTGTTCGGCAGCGTCGCCGTCGAGGTCCAGCAGTCCGGCTGGGCCGATCCCGAAGTCGACGAGTGGGTAAGACCGGATGAAAGAGCCGACATGGACTTCGAGCGCGGACTCGACGCTCTCCTCAAGGGTTTGCAAACGTGA
- a CDS encoding alpha/beta hydrolase family protein gives MEVMTPRGPAMVEVDEVAEPRLLLVLTHGAAGGVDAPDLVAVRAAALGAGAVVARVTQAFRVAGARAPGSPARQDEAWEVVLSELRARWPELPLVQGGRSNGARVACRTAKAVGAAAVVALAFPLHPPGKPERSRAEELRGAGVDVLVVNGDRDPFGIPDAADAALLVVLPGEGHDLKKDPARVGEVVAEWITHYA, from the coding sequence ATGGAGGTCATGACCCCGCGAGGGCCCGCGATGGTCGAGGTCGACGAGGTGGCCGAGCCGCGGCTGCTGCTCGTGCTGACCCACGGGGCCGCCGGGGGAGTGGACGCTCCCGACCTGGTGGCCGTGCGTGCCGCCGCGCTCGGGGCCGGGGCCGTCGTGGCGAGGGTGACCCAGGCGTTCAGGGTGGCGGGGGCGCGGGCGCCCGGCTCGCCGGCCCGGCAGGACGAGGCATGGGAGGTCGTCCTGAGCGAGCTGCGTGCGCGGTGGCCGGAGCTGCCGCTGGTGCAGGGCGGGCGGAGCAACGGGGCGCGGGTCGCCTGCCGTACGGCCAAGGCGGTCGGCGCGGCGGCGGTCGTGGCGCTGGCCTTCCCGCTGCATCCGCCCGGCAAGCCCGAGCGGTCCAGGGCCGAGGAGCTACGCGGCGCCGGGGTGGACGTGCTGGTCGTCAACGGAGACCGTGATCCGTTCGGCATCCCCGACGCGGCGGACGCGGCGCTCCTGGTGGTGCTGCCGGGGGAGGGCCACGACCTGAAAAAGGACCCCGCCCGGGTGGGCGAGGTGGTGGCGGAGTGGATCACCCACTACGCGTAG
- the menD gene encoding 2-succinyl-5-enolpyruvyl-6-hydroxy-3-cyclohexene-1-carboxylic-acid synthase has protein sequence MNPATALATVLVDELVRCGLTDVVLAPGSRSAPLALALHAESRVRLHVRIDERSASYLALGLAKRSERPVALICSSGTATANFHPAVIEASESGVPLLVLTADRPPELRGTGANQTIDQIKLYGTATRWFAEVGVPEDRPGQVAYWRSLACRAYQRAAGPANPGPVHLNLAFREPLIPDGDTTWCEPLDGGANGPWVRARVAPPPIALHIPPTRRGVLVVGDGAANVRRYVAAAGMAGWPVLSEPNGGARYGDHAISTYHYLLGTPEFADAHRPDVVVTLGRPGLSRPLLSWLRRTAEHIVVAPDLDRWPDPTRSATQVAQAVEIPVAAGDDSWLHAWRRADLAARSAVDEVLDVSGVSEPRLARDLVDALPNGALLFCGSSMPIRDLDQAMRPRRGIRVMANRGASGIDGLVSTAMGAALAHNGPAFALLGDLSFLHDQNGLILGPREPRPDVCFVVVNNDGGGIFSLLPQAAVRDPFERVFGTPHGVDLGYATAATGTPYTLVSEITELPKALRGEGPRVVEVRTDREENVLMHARLREAAQAAVRALLAT, from the coding sequence TTGAACCCCGCGACCGCGCTGGCCACCGTGCTGGTCGACGAGCTGGTGCGCTGCGGCCTGACCGACGTGGTGCTGGCGCCCGGCTCGCGCTCGGCCCCGCTGGCGCTGGCGCTGCACGCCGAGTCGCGGGTGCGGCTGCACGTGCGCATCGATGAGCGCTCGGCGTCATACCTGGCGCTCGGGCTGGCCAAGCGGTCCGAGCGGCCGGTCGCGCTGATCTGCTCGTCCGGCACGGCCACCGCGAACTTCCACCCGGCCGTGATCGAGGCGAGCGAGTCGGGCGTGCCGCTGCTGGTGCTCACCGCCGACCGCCCGCCCGAGCTGCGCGGCACCGGCGCCAACCAGACGATCGACCAGATCAAGCTCTACGGGACGGCCACGCGCTGGTTCGCCGAGGTCGGCGTGCCGGAGGACCGCCCCGGGCAGGTGGCCTACTGGCGGTCGCTGGCCTGCCGCGCCTACCAGCGGGCCGCCGGACCGGCGAACCCCGGCCCGGTCCATCTCAACCTGGCCTTCAGGGAGCCGCTCATCCCCGACGGCGACACCACCTGGTGCGAGCCGCTCGACGGCGGCGCCAACGGCCCGTGGGTGCGGGCCAGGGTCGCACCCCCGCCGATCGCCCTGCACATCCCGCCGACCCGGCGCGGCGTGCTGGTCGTCGGTGACGGCGCCGCGAACGTGCGCCGCTACGTGGCCGCCGCCGGCATGGCGGGCTGGCCCGTGCTGTCGGAGCCGAACGGCGGTGCCCGCTACGGCGACCACGCCATCTCGACCTACCACTACCTGCTGGGGACGCCTGAGTTCGCCGACGCGCACCGGCCCGATGTGGTGGTCACCTTGGGGCGGCCCGGGCTGTCGCGGCCGCTGCTGTCCTGGCTGCGGCGGACCGCGGAGCACATCGTTGTGGCGCCCGACCTGGACCGCTGGCCGGACCCGACCAGGTCGGCCACACAGGTGGCGCAGGCGGTGGAGATCCCGGTGGCTGCGGGCGACGACAGCTGGCTGCACGCCTGGCGGCGGGCGGACCTCGCGGCCAGGTCGGCCGTGGACGAGGTGCTCGACGTCTCGGGTGTCAGCGAGCCGCGCCTGGCCAGGGACCTGGTGGACGCGCTGCCGAACGGGGCGCTGCTGTTCTGCGGGTCGTCGATGCCGATCAGGGACCTGGACCAGGCGATGCGGCCGCGGCGCGGCATCAGGGTGATGGCCAACCGGGGCGCCTCCGGGATCGACGGCCTGGTCTCGACCGCGATGGGGGCGGCGCTGGCGCACAACGGGCCCGCCTTCGCGCTGCTCGGCGACCTGTCGTTCCTGCACGACCAGAACGGGCTGATCCTCGGGCCCCGCGAGCCCCGGCCCGACGTCTGCTTCGTGGTGGTCAACAACGACGGGGGCGGGATCTTCTCGCTGCTGCCGCAGGCGGCGGTGCGCGATCCGTTCGAGCGGGTCTTCGGCACGCCGCACGGGGTCGATCTCGGGTATGCGACGGCCGCGACCGGGACGCCCTACACGCTGGTGTCGGAGATCACGGAGCTGCCGAAGGCGCTGCGCGGCGAGGGGCCGCGCGTGGTCGAGGTGCGTACCGACCGCGAGGAGAACGTGCTCATGCACGCCCGCCTGCGTGAGGCCGCGCAGGCGGCCGTCCGCGCCCTGCTGGCCACCTAG